In Microplitis mediator isolate UGA2020A chromosome 2, iyMicMedi2.1, whole genome shotgun sequence, a single window of DNA contains:
- the LOC130663111 gene encoding eukaryotic translation initiation factor 4 gamma 3-like isoform X4: protein MPAKGKHHHLTHHQHHQQQQQQQQQQQQQQQQQQQQQQHLVNVNQSGIPGNPQPYNAVVATPRGYVSHAGSDFHVPGQNYGAQPGGQVGGGGGSIGVSGGRGPPSLNIQTIGQTTQGIQSGSGPAGGQQQSNQAPTSGVQQQQTQGQAPTSTPLVHTPSPQEMGKQIHHQTQAASLQQSYVPNQTRTVPQAFYPMGARQMQSRGGPGHRNNQGGGVTHVIGMQSTPGAGGQPPAMFQAHHTNINVPGAQTIYIPSQVPNMHPGQHQPSLYSVSSQMTQIPYPQQHRHPTHGGQHFVSYHQGHTILPQSMYSFQPGPATQPFATLPPTYTNTICFPAHPPNALMNSTRANNNTISGGQHVSPLAGAQATTSVPQGTLQQTTPQPQTLPPMALPLSQPAYPGHNAATANSLNNSYQKPATRPKAIMDIVNPATGENIADNIYRDAKSTSDDSNTRETSQTHNPAIAAEFASRVAKMASEDSSVNSNSSAASAQSNHQQSINTVKSQPSLTKDSVNIQCNKLSSEPTQINTNTVQAASPESTHSTAPVAVDSSVPVKMESKPTMAQVVDSKPQTEVQSASCVEGTSPVSGSPKDDNVIVQQPPAAALSSTPSSTPESELKNTSAENSSPTNISNVPPFSSSNVKNSSSSPPRRKNNNHVSQNVQQQFQSQSAGTCSVVTNSGYAAETAKDPKDKKASEKAFVPKVASQAAVQHQTDVPQQQQHQQKANGERIEDKIDVESGGKIDLPQKSADGNKTMQKQKNKNKFKGRDINRKGAEKEGTDMDAFVNSTLQSAAPEVVKSQELIESSSSPSSKTASVNIEQAPARETSTEEKEVCEVKIDDADHETQQTQVKSQPADKIITNSSECPVKDVDGGDDKIIVTPNKNTPDNETISNDMIIQDSNKCASMMDKKTNDVVDHSKVIVNDTVGSAVEAIVAQKNEENAKVSTLAGQNYAVSEAPVIDSNKQNENEPPNKIEPPAKPAAPVLRYQYSPNQWSPKNTSGKKEYDRDFLMKLQDDPRSRIKPPNLPDLDVVLKDCSRQTSRNTTVDLRMFKDSRAHEQLLPVFMKSSYNPKPPLTSKKSYQGKSKSSKPNNLIHVTLSLHEDVKLRETENAWKPARLKKDGEAITEDDIKTQSLYKKVRSVLNKLTPQKFETLVNQVRTLEIDSEEKLQGVIDLVFEKAIDEPNFSVAYALMCKELALIKVASSQKKSPQEPDNNVNFRKLLLTRCQMEFEKNTADEAERSTKVKEIEECSDPDKKKDLVLALQNSDRLMRMKSVGNIRFIGELYKQEMLTANIMNKCIKHLLDNSDEDNIECLCKLLTTIGKIFELKANLSGYFNILSDLASNHKGNSKISSRVRFMIQDVIDLRRNNWIPRRDDSNPKTMDQIQKEAESERIDIQFNNNISLNTPRKDDRNDRRRRGAGSSLDDGGWQPVGSKVRQSYSVEASKLNTKTMPLTEITLGSRNNYVWNSSSAAPGKPITPVTPNKFAILESMSLDQDKRPPIPLSGSRSTGPREYRSDYKTWGDGSRGSRNGSSHQMGSSSSISSSSRESSLLMEGARSQSISMPPPAMKMKPPTIAPVSSNTASGSNSSINISNKTPKTEAQLLTVFKSLIDGCSMVKNQDAFIVAAMETITDNFDSSSYQLFVSETVNKVLERSAEVRRRYSALLSHLIKENIIPLSLVQSEYEKVLEIADDLVIDIPKIWEYIAEILLEMLMSGAHPFAELKKTLAVLKNAGTCSRTLGELLSTLAKEKGPKWVADNWDQSGLQWSDLLDLERENLDDMLNKYKLEFLTKGCSNLSEKLTSGDSNMSYSDIGDHLVKLMKESNFDNITSWITLNVGQRLKEPLFVRTLTTSILTVSIEKSVKSYKLVPTTLSGLLPLIRRYVDTEPQLELQCLFAIQSHLHKLDFPQGVLNSVIESLWDEDLISDDAFLAWQECTDPAEIAQGHSVAVKSLTSFFVNLQEIRDESSEEA from the exons ATGCCTGCCAAAGGAAAACATCATCACTTGACTCATCATCAGCATcaccagcagcagcagcaacaacagcagcagcagcaacaacaacaacaacagcagcagcagcaacagcagcatCTGGTTAATGTTAATCAATCAGGAATTCCTGGTAATCCCCAGCCTTACAACGCGGTTGTTGCCACACCAAGAGGATACGTTTCACATGCCG GTTCAGATTTTCATGTACCCGGACAAAATTACGGCGCCCAGCCAGGGGGGCAGGTGGGAGGTGGTGGCGGTAGTATAGGAGTGTCAGGTGGCAGAGGACCACCTTCTCTTAATATCCAGACTATAGGTCAAACAACCCAGGGAATACAGTCGGGTAGTGGACCTGCTGGAGGTCAACAACAGTCAAATCAAGCTCCCACATCTGGGGTACAACAGCAACAAACTCAGGGCCAAGCTCCAACCTCGACACCGCTTGTTCACACCCCTTCACCTCAAGAAATGGGAAAACAAATTCACCATCAGACGCAAGCAGCTTCTTTACAGCAGTCTTACGTTCCTAATCAAACGAGAACGGTTCCACAG GCTTTCTATCCTATGGGAGCAAGGCAAATGCAGTCAAGAGGTGGTCCAGGTCATAGAAATAATCAAGGTGGAGGAGTAACTCACGTTATAGGGATGCAAAGTACACCCGGAGCTGGTGGTCAGCCACCTGCAATGTTTCAGGCACATCATACGAATATCAATGTACCTGGAGCACAAACTATTTATATTCCAAGTCAAGTCCCCAACATGCATCCTGGACAGCATCAGCCATCTTTGTATTCAGTAAGCAGTCAAATGACTCAAATTCCC TACCCTCAGCAACACCGACATCCAACGCATGGGGGTCAACATTTCGTCAGCTATCATCAAGGACACACAATTCTACCACAGAGTATGTATTCATTTCAACCAGGACCCGCAACACAACCCTTCGCAACAT taccGCCGACATATACTAATACta tttgtTTTCCCGCTCACCCACCAAACGCTTTAATGAATTCTACTAGAGCGAATAATAACACCATTAGTGGAGGTCAACATGTAAGCCCGCTGGCCGGTGCTCAAGCAACGACGTCTGTACCACAAGGTACTCTACAACAGACTACCCCTCAGCCACAGACGTTACCTCCAATGGCGTTACCTTTATCTCAACCAG cTTATCCTGGACACAATGCAGCTACTGCTAACTCCTTGAATAATTCCTATCAAAAACCTGCAACGAGGCCGAAAGCTATAATGGATATTGTAAATCCAGCTACGGGTGAAAATATTGCTGATAATATTTATCGAGATGCCAAAAGCACGAGTGATGATTCGAATACCCGTGAGACTTCTCAAACACAT AACCCAGCAATTGCTGCCGAATTCGCATCTCGTGTTGCCAAAATGGCCAGCGAAGATTCTAGTGTTAATAGTAATTCATCAGCCGCCAGTGCCCAATCAAATCATCAGCAAAGCATAAATACTGTAAAATCACAGCCGAGTCTTACAAAAGATTCAGTAAATATTCAGTGCAATAAACTTTCTTCTGAGCCAACGCAGATAAACACAAATACTGTACAAGCTGCATCACCAGAGTCAACGCATTCAACGGCTCCGGTAGCCGTAGACTCATCAGTTCCAGTTAAAATGGAATCTAAACCAACTATGGCTCAAGTAGTTGACTCTAAACCACAGACTGAGGTACAGTCGGCATCATGTGTTGAAGGAACATCTCCAGTGTCTGGTTCACCTAAAGATGACAATGTTATTGTACAGCAACCACCAGCAGCGGCACTATCATCAACTCCAAGCTCTACGCCTGAGTCTGAGTTGAAAAATACAAGTGCTGAAAACTCATCACCTACGAATATTTCAAACGTTCCTCCATTTTCATCTTCAAACGTTAAAAATTCATCGAGTTCACCGCCACGAcgaaaaaataacaatcacGTTTCACAAAATGTACAGCAACAATTTCAATCACAATCAGCCGGTACTTGCTCAGTAGTTACAAATAGTGGATATGCTGCCGAGACTGCCAAGGATCCAAAGGACAAAAAAGCATCAGAAAAAGCATTTGTACCTAAAGTAGCATCACAGGCGGCTGTACAGCACCAGACTGATGTAccacagcagcagcaacatcAGCAAAAGGCTAATGGAGAGAGAATTGAAGACAAGATTGACGTTGAATCCGGAGGCAAAATAGATCTTCCACAAAAATCAGCCGACG GTAATAAAACAATGCAGAAAcaaaagaataagaataaatttaaaggtCGCGATATTAATCGCAAGGGTGCGGAAAAAGAGGGCACGGATATGGATGCTTTTGTTAATTCGACATTGCAGTCAGCCGCTCCGGAAGTTGTTAAATCACAAGAGCTGATAGAGTCATCGTCATCCCCATCATCAAAGACGGCCAGTGTAAATATTGAACAAGCTCCCGCCAGAGAAACTTcaacagaagaaaaagaaGTTTGTGAAGTTAAAATCGATGATGCAGATCACGAGACACAGCAGACTCAAGTTAAATCACAGCCAGCTGAcaaaattataacaaattCTAGTGAATGTCCAGTTAAAGACGTTGACGGTGgtgatgataaaattatagtgACACCAAACAAAAACACTCCGGACAATGAAACGATCAGCAATGACATGATTATTCAGGACAGTAACAAGTGTGCTAGTATGATGGACAAAAAGACAAATGACGTTGTCGATCATTCTAAAGTTATTGTCAATGACACCGTTGGTAGTGCAGTAGAGGCTATTGTTGCTCAgaaaaacgaagaaaatgCCAAGGTATCAACTTTGGCCGGTCAAAATTACGCTGTCAGTGAAGCTCCGGTTATTGACAGTAACAAACAAAACGAGAACGAGCCcccaaataaaattgaaccgCCAGCTAAACCCGCAGCACCAGTGCTCCGGTATCAGTACAGTCCTAATCAATGGAGTCCGAAAAATACTTCTGGCAAAAAGGAGTACGATCGTGACTTTTTGATGAAGTTGCAGGACGACCCGCGAAGTCGTATCAAGCCCCCAAATTTGCCAGACTTGGATGTCGTTCTTAAAGATTGCTCAAGg caaacTTCCCGCAATACAACGGTAGACTTAAGAATGTTCAAAGACTCCAGGGCTCATGAGCAATTACTACCTGTATTCATGAAGTCCTCATACAACCCCAAACCA CCTTTAACCTCGAAGAAAAGCTACCAGGGAAAATCCAAATCGAGCAAACCTAATAATCTTATTCACGTCACTTTGTCGCTACATGAAGATGTTAAATTACGTGAGACTGAAAACGCATGGAAGCCCGCCCGATTGAAGAAAGACGGCGAAGCAATAACTGAGGATGATATTAAAACTCAGAGCTTGTACAAAAAAGTCCGAagtgtattaaataaattgacacCTCAAAAATTCGAAACCTTAGTCAATCAAGTGCGTACACTTGAAATTGATTCAGAAGAAAAATTGCAGGGCGTTATTGatttagtttttgaaaaagcTATTGACGAGCCAAATTTTTCAGTCGCCTATGCATTGATGTGTAAAGAATTAGCCTTGATAAAAGTTGCgtcaagtcaaaaaaaatcaccaCAAGAGCCTGACAATAATGTTAACTTCCGTAAATTACTTTTGACACGTTGTCAaatggaatttgaaaaaaataccgCCGATGAAGCTGAGCGTTCGACTAAAGTTAAAGAAATTGAAGAGTGTTCAGACCCCGACAAGAAAAAAGATTTAGTGTTGGCTCTTCAGAATAGTGATCGTCTGATGAGAATGAAATCTGTCGGTAACATAAGATTTATTGGTGAACTTTATAAGCAAGAAATGCTCACTGCcaatattatgaataaatgtattaaacatttattagACAACAGTGATGAAGACAATATAGAATGTCtgtgtaaattattaactacGATCgggaaaatatttgaattgaaaGCTAACTTGTCTGGTTACTTCAATATCCTATCAGATCTTGCGTCAAACCACAAAGGCAACAGTAAAATAAGTTCGCGTGTTAGGTTTATGATTCAAGACGTTATTGATTTGAGGCGTAACAATTGGATACCTCGCAGAGACGACAGTAATCCAAAGACAATGGATCAAATCCAAAAGGAAGCTGAGTCCGAGCGTATTGacattcaattcaataataatatttcgttGAATACGCCACGTAAAGATGACCGCAATGACAGAAGGAGAA gaGGAGCCGGATCAAGTCTAGATGACGGCGGCTGGCAGCCAGTAGGCAGCAAAGTCCGGCAATCTTATTCAGTAGAAGCTTCTAAATTAAACACTAAGACTATGCCATTAACTGAAATAACTCTGGGTAGTAGGAATAACTATGTGTGGAACTCCTCATCGGCTGCTCCAGGAAAGCCAATTACTCCAGTTACTCCTAACAAATTTGCTATTCTTGAAAGCATGTCTTTAGATCAAGACAAACGGCCGCCTATACCATTGTCCGG aTCGCGGTCGACAGGCCCAAGGGAGTACAGATCAGATTATAAAACATGGGGAG aTGGCTCACGAGGCTCACGAAACGGCAGCAGTCATCAAATGGGTAGTAGCAGCAGTATCTCGTCATCTTCTAGAGAAAGTTCGCTGCTAATGGAAGGTGCACGAAGTCAGAGTATATCCATGCCACCGCCAGCAATGAAGATGAAACCACCTACTATTGCACCTGTGTCATCAAATACTGCATCTGGTAGCAACAGTAGTATTAATATTAGTAACAAAACTCCCAAGACGGAAGCACAGTTACTTACAGTCTTCAAATCACTTATCGATGGATGTAGTATGGTGAAAAATCAAGACGCATTCATTGTT gCGGCAATGGAAACTATCACTGACAACTTCGACAGCTCATCATATCAACTTTTTGTTAGTGAAACTGTTAATAAGGTGCTCGAGCGATCGGCTGAAGTTCGCAGGCGGTACTCAGCCTTACTCTCACAtttgataaaagaaaatattattccacTGTCTCTAGTTCAATCTGA atatgAAAAAGTATTAGAGATTGCAGACGACCTAGTCATTGATATCCCCAAAATTTGGGAATATATCGCAGAAATATTAt tggAAATGTTGATGTCTGGTGCACATCCATTTGCCGAGCTGAAGAAAACTTTAGCAGTGCTAAAGAACGCAGGAACGTGCAGCAGAACTCTAGGTGAACTTTTGTCTACGTTAGCGAAAGAAAAAGGACCCAAATGGGTCGCTGATAATTGGGACCAAAGTGGACTACAGTGGAGCGATTTGTTGGACTTGGAACGGGAAAATCTCGATGACAtgcttaataaatataagttagAATTTTTGACTAAAGGATGCAGTAATTTATCCGAGAAGTTGACTTCTGGAGACAGCAACATGTCTTACTCTGACATTGGTGATCATCTCGTTAAATTGATGAAAGAAAGCAATTTTGACAACATCACGAGTTGGATCACT ctaAACGTTGGTCAGCGATTAAAAGAGCCGCTGTTTGTAAGAACTCTTACTACTTCTATTCTCACCGTTTCCATTG aaaaaagtgTGAAGTCATACAAACTTGTTCCTACAACGTTGAGCGGTTTGTTACCGTTGATAAGACGATATGTTGACACTGAGCCACAGCTTGAGCTTCAATGTCTCTTTGCGATACAATCGCATCTTCACAAACTAGATTTCCCACAGG GTGTCCTGAATTCCGTGATTGAGTCTTTGTGGGACGAAGACTTAATATCTGAC